In the Flagellimonas sp. HMM57 genome, one interval contains:
- a CDS encoding GNAT family N-acetyltransferase: protein MENYVFKSERLGFRNWTEIDKSKMGMINSNAKVMEHFPAIQSQKQTDEFIDRMKIQFSKNKFCYFAVDKLDNNEFIGFIGIAEQTFESDFTPCVDIGWRLAQTEWGKGFATEGAKRCIEFAFNEIGLNNIKSICPDTNHKSEKVMKKIGMKKTRNFNHPLLSEFKELEKCVLYEIEK, encoded by the coding sequence ATGGAAAATTATGTTTTCAAGTCTGAAAGACTAGGATTTAGAAATTGGACTGAAATTGACAAATCTAAAATGGGAATGATTAACTCTAATGCCAAAGTGATGGAACATTTCCCAGCCATTCAATCACAAAAACAGACAGATGAATTCATTGACAGAATGAAAATTCAATTTTCTAAAAATAAATTCTGCTATTTTGCTGTTGATAAACTCGATAATAATGAATTCATTGGCTTTATAGGAATTGCCGAACAGACTTTTGAGTCTGATTTTACACCCTGCGTAGATATCGGATGGAGATTAGCCCAAACTGAATGGGGAAAAGGTTTTGCGACAGAAGGTGCGAAGAGATGTATTGAATTCGCCTTTAACGAAATTGGTTTAAATAATATTAAGTCAATCTGCCCAGACACAAATCATAAATCAGAAAAAGTGATGAAAAAAATCGGAATGAAAAAAACCAGAAATTTTAATCATCCCTTACTTTCTGAATTTAAAGAATTGGAAAAATGCGTACTATATGAAATTGAAAAGTAA
- a CDS encoding M1 family metallopeptidase, whose translation MRSTSLMPFQLLYILIFTFPFFTIAQDTYQRNSSADVQGYIFNLTLNDENDSIIGEAAFTVDFKNEVNEFSIDLIKKASRYGMELKGVLEGDVPTKYTFKNNKITITPTPSESKTRTFKVKYQGIPERGLVIDTTKFGQRSFFGDNWPNLARHWLPCVDHPSDKASIEFRITAPDHYDVVATGEKIEESNLGNGYKLTTYKEPAPVAMKVVTIGVTKFASKILGEVDDIPISAWVYPENRLDGFSDYGVTTNVIKYFINNIGPYSYAKLANMQAKTQWGGLENAGTIAYFENSVTGKNEVEGLIAHEIAHQWFGNSATENDWNHVWLSEGFATYFAILYQESVYGDTKRKEELALDRKQIIDYYQENPSPIVDLSIKDPMKVLSTNTYQKAGWVLNMLRYKLGDEVFWKGIRAYYKTYRNSNVMTSDFRKSMEDASGVKLEEFFQQWIFTKGYPSIEWDWSYTNGKVLVHLEQTQNHHVFDFPLEIEIMEKRKSFISTVQVSDKKSSFEIAVDSRPTAIHLDPYLKLLFEEK comes from the coding sequence ATGAGAAGTACGTCTTTAATGCCATTTCAGCTGCTGTATATTCTAATTTTTACATTTCCTTTTTTCACAATAGCACAGGATACGTACCAAAGAAATTCGTCCGCCGATGTTCAAGGGTATATTTTCAATCTTACGTTAAATGATGAGAACGATAGCATTATTGGAGAAGCAGCGTTTACTGTAGATTTTAAAAATGAAGTCAACGAATTTAGCATAGACCTTATTAAAAAAGCAAGTCGCTATGGCATGGAGCTGAAGGGCGTTCTCGAAGGTGATGTTCCCACAAAGTATACGTTCAAAAACAATAAAATTACGATTACACCTACGCCTTCGGAATCCAAGACAAGAACGTTCAAAGTAAAGTATCAGGGAATTCCAGAGCGGGGTCTGGTCATAGACACCACAAAATTTGGACAACGTTCCTTTTTTGGTGACAACTGGCCAAATCTAGCCCGGCATTGGCTGCCTTGTGTTGACCATCCATCCGATAAGGCATCCATTGAGTTCAGGATTACGGCACCCGACCATTATGATGTAGTGGCCACGGGAGAAAAAATAGAAGAAAGCAATTTGGGCAATGGCTACAAATTAACAACCTACAAAGAACCTGCACCAGTTGCTATGAAGGTAGTGACCATTGGTGTTACCAAATTTGCAAGCAAAATACTTGGCGAGGTAGATGATATTCCCATATCTGCCTGGGTATACCCAGAAAATCGTCTGGACGGGTTTTCAGATTATGGTGTAACTACAAATGTCATAAAATATTTTATAAACAACATAGGCCCATATTCCTACGCCAAGTTGGCCAATATGCAAGCCAAGACCCAGTGGGGCGGATTGGAAAATGCGGGCACCATTGCCTATTTTGAAAATTCGGTCACTGGAAAGAACGAAGTTGAAGGACTGATTGCCCATGAAATTGCGCATCAATGGTTCGGGAATTCAGCCACTGAAAATGATTGGAACCATGTATGGCTTAGCGAGGGCTTTGCCACCTATTTTGCCATTCTTTATCAGGAAAGTGTGTATGGGGATACCAAAAGGAAGGAAGAACTTGCTCTTGACAGGAAGCAAATTATAGATTACTATCAAGAGAATCCATCACCTATCGTAGACCTCAGTATTAAAGACCCCATGAAGGTATTAAGCACCAATACGTACCAAAAAGCAGGTTGGGTGCTCAACATGCTTCGCTATAAATTGGGTGACGAAGTATTTTGGAAAGGCATACGGGCCTATTACAAAACATATAGAAATTCCAATGTCATGACTTCCGATTTTAGAAAATCCATGGAAGATGCATCTGGTGTAAAGCTCGAAGAATTCTTCCAACAATGGATTTTTACTAAAGGTTATCCTTCGATTGAATGGGATTGGTCCTATACAAACGGTAAAGTTTTAGTGCATCTTGAGCAAACCCAAAACCATCATGTTTTTGACTTTCCGCTGGAAATCGAAATCATGGAAAAGAGGAAGTCCTTCATTTCAACAGTTCAAGTAAGCGATAAAAAGTCTTCCTTTGAAATTGCTGTTGATTCTCGTCCCACTGCAATTCATCTAGACCCATATCTTAAACTTTTATTTGAGGAAAAGTAA
- the argH gene encoding argininosuccinate lyase — MKLWDKGFSTDQKIDHFTVGNDRELDLLLAKYDVIASKAHAKMLGEVALINKDESEDLVRELDGIAKTIEEGTFTIEDTFEDMHSKIEFLLIEKLGDTGKKIHTARSRNDQVLVAMQLYLKNELAEIKLGVKNLFELLLGLADKHKAILLPGYTHLQIAMPSSFGLWFSAYAESLIDDLFFVDAAYKIADQNPLGSAAGYGSSFPVDRTSTTKEMRFATMKYNVVAAQMGRGKVEKATGFGISSIASTLSKLAMDICLYMSQNFDFISFPDELTTGSSIMPHKKNPDVFELIRAKCNKIQAVPNQLVLITNNLPSGYHRDLQLVKEVIVPAIQDIKACLELMHFSLKEVKVNDKILDDPKYNYLFSVDTLNELVKNGMPFRDAYKKMGAEIEAGTFQPKKDIHHTHEGSLGNLCLEEIQAKMEKVFSL; from the coding sequence ATGAAACTCTGGGACAAAGGATTCAGTACAGACCAAAAAATAGACCATTTTACGGTAGGCAATGATAGGGAATTGGATTTGCTACTGGCAAAGTATGACGTAATCGCCTCTAAGGCACACGCAAAAATGTTAGGTGAAGTAGCTTTGATCAACAAAGACGAATCAGAAGATTTGGTCAGGGAATTGGATGGTATCGCAAAAACCATTGAGGAGGGCACTTTTACCATAGAGGACACTTTTGAGGATATGCATTCCAAAATTGAGTTCCTGCTCATCGAAAAACTTGGGGATACCGGTAAAAAAATCCATACCGCCAGATCGCGAAACGACCAAGTTTTGGTAGCCATGCAACTCTATCTAAAAAATGAGTTAGCAGAAATAAAGTTAGGGGTGAAAAACCTTTTTGAGCTTTTGTTAGGTTTAGCTGATAAGCATAAAGCTATCTTACTTCCAGGGTATACACACTTACAAATTGCCATGCCCTCTTCTTTTGGGCTGTGGTTTTCAGCGTATGCCGAAAGCCTAATTGATGACTTATTTTTTGTTGATGCTGCTTATAAAATAGCCGACCAGAATCCGCTGGGGAGCGCTGCGGGCTATGGCAGTTCTTTTCCTGTGGACAGAACAAGTACCACTAAAGAAATGAGGTTTGCAACCATGAAATACAATGTAGTTGCTGCCCAAATGGGTCGTGGAAAAGTGGAAAAAGCGACAGGATTCGGTATTTCAAGTATCGCTTCAACACTTTCCAAACTGGCTATGGACATCTGTCTGTATATGAGCCAAAATTTTGATTTCATTTCATTTCCGGATGAACTGACTACGGGAAGCAGTATTATGCCGCACAAAAAGAATCCAGATGTTTTTGAACTGATCCGGGCCAAATGCAATAAGATCCAGGCAGTGCCCAATCAACTTGTTCTTATTACGAATAACCTGCCAAGTGGTTATCACAGAGACCTTCAATTGGTCAAAGAGGTTATAGTGCCCGCTATTCAAGATATTAAGGCATGTTTGGAGTTGATGCACTTTAGTCTAAAAGAAGTCAAGGTCAATGACAAAATTCTCGATGACCCAAAATACAATTACCTCTTTAGCGTGGATACCTTGAACGAGTTGGTCAAAAATGGAATGCCCTTTAGGGATGCCTATAAAAAAATGGGCGCTGAAATTGAGGCCGGAACTTTTCAACCCAAAAAAGACATACACCATACCCATGAGGGAAGTTTAGGGAATTTGTGTTTAGAGGAGATTCAGGCCAAAATGGAAAAAGTGTTTAGTCTATAA